The following proteins come from a genomic window of Zygotorulaspora mrakii chromosome 8, complete sequence:
- the GZF3 gene encoding Gzf3p (similar to Saccharomyces cerevisiae GZF3 (YJL110C) and DAL80 (YKR034W); ancestral locus Anc_1.250), translating into MTESTTSMISSLTERLEGKDARNSHDKSSLRSGLGYGSKNGNGNSNGTNSSSSNGGGSNGNANGNGSRPGEIFYPYNGKQNVTLSSSTQQSPNGASSGSEASGGDNSSSTSSPNSVLLNMKQGGNTGPVCKNCFTVTTPLWRRDENGAVLCNACGLFLKLHGRPRPISLKTDVIKSRNRKGTHNHHNNDPGHLHSNTPSSPRIVEGHKRSHSDDKKRKKINNVEKSSKTVYGNGNVQANNDGSGNGIVNGEGSGAENNDGNGLRIKRAKINDGNQLSSSESKDIRSAATTLEILMSSDSSKPELKPKAHSGGSAVKNEYMSSVTMSPSASQAASATQLPHLSCLLGDVNPGQSNSGVNTNANQSPHLNANSARNVSLNSSSMNDRFGSPPMAPQNAPIAKQVSYHVTSINDVLNENNTNNASLNQRNSPSATSPNTFPNAALTTHSSTSSLVRDTSIPQRYVSPPPPVTSLPTPIQSTLHQPLQQQPQPQPQPQPQSQLQQQLQHFSNDHHNKSSSKSENVETPLSETLRSEEEVIKLKTRISELELVTDLYKRHIFELDERCKTLHTEIQALKH; encoded by the coding sequence ATGACTGAATCCACGACGTCGATGATTTCTTCGTTGACGGAAAGATTGGAGGGCAAGGATGCTCGGAACAGTCATGATAAAAGCTCATTAAGGAGTGGTCTGGGCTATGGGAGTAAAAATGGAAACGGAAATAGTAACGGTACTAACAGCAGTAGCAGTAATGGAGGTGGTAGCAATGGCAATGCCAATGGGAATGGCAGTAGGCCAGGCGAAATATTTTATCCATACAATGGTAAACAGAATGTCACGCTTTCGTCGTCGACTCAGCAGTCGCCCAATGGTGCAAGCTCTGGAAGCGAGGCAAGTGGTGGTGATAACTCCTCCTCAACATCCTCACCAAACTCTGTGCTGTTAAATATGAAGCAGGGTGGTAACACTGGACCTGTATGCAAAAACTGCTTCACGGTAACTACTCCATTGTGGAGAAGAGACGAAAATGGCGCAGTTCTTTGTAATGCTTGCGGTTTGTTCCTCAAATTGCATGGTAGGCCAAGACCAATCAGCTTGAAAACAGATGTTATAAAATCGAGAAATAGGAAAGGTACTCACAACCACCACAATAACGATCCCGGTCATTTACACTCAAACACACCTTCAAGTCCAAGGATTGTAGAGGGCCACAAGAGGTCCCATAGTGATGATAAGAAACGCAAAAAGATAAATAATGTAGAAAAGAGTAGTAAGACAGTCTATGGAAACGGTAACGTACAAGCAAATAATGATGGGAGTGGGAATGGAATTGTTAATGGAGAGGGTAGCGGGGCTGAAAACAACGACGGAAATGGACTGCGGATCAAAAGAGCAAAGATCAATGACGGCAATCAGTTGTCGTCATCAGAATCCAAAGACATTAGATCTGCAGCTACAACGttggaaattttgatgtCTAGTGATTCCTCGAAACCTGAATTGAAACCTAAGGCGCATAGTGGAGGATCTGCtgtcaaaaatgaatacaTGTCCTCCGTAACTATGTCGCCGTCTGCTTCACAAGCTGCATCGGCCACCCAATTACCGCACTTATCGTGTCTGCTAGGGGATGTGAACCCGGGTCAAAGCAATTCAGGGGTGAATACTAATGCAAATCAAAGCCCTCATTTAAATGCGAACAGTGCTCGTAACGTAAGCTTAAATTCTAGTTCGATGAATGACCGATTTGGTTCACCACCTATGGCTCCACAAAATGCTCCAATTGCCAAACAAGTTTCATACCATGTAACGTCGATCAATGATGTACTCAATGAAAACAATACCAATAACGCTTCTCTGAATCAGAGGAATAGCCCCTCCGCAACATCACCTAATACATTTCCTAATGCGGCACTCACCACTCATAGCAGTACGTCTTCATTGGTACGAGATACTTCCATACCACAACGCTATGTCTCACCCCCTCCTCCCGTCACATCTCTGCCTACACCAATACAATCTACTCTACATCAGCCACTGCAACAGCAACCACAACCACAACCACAACCACAACCACAATCACAACTACAACAGCAGCTACAACATTTTAGTAATGATCATCATAATAAAAGTTCAAGCAAAAGTGAGAATGTGGAAACCCCCCTTAGTGAAACCTTGCgaagtgaagaagaagtaATCAAGTTGAAGACAAGAATCAGCGAGTTGGAATTGGTCACTGACCTTTACAAAAGACACATCTTCGAATTGGACGAGAGGTGCAAAACTTTGCATACTGAAATTCAAGCATTAAAACATTAG